A region from the Salicibibacter cibarius genome encodes:
- a CDS encoding TasA family protein encodes MGIKQQLGMGVTTAVLGLTLIGGGTFAYFSDSVETNNTFAAGTLDLDAEPTEIIDVDNLQPGDTMVRDFELQNNGSLDIDTVTLETDYTVIDAEGNNTEDFGEFIEVEFLYNADNLDEVIFQTTLSELQDMEPEAISEHVFYPELGDDGLPVDESHDLVVQFNFTSGDDVDMNQFQGDSLELEWTFTATQTDGEEQ; translated from the coding sequence TGGGAATCAAACAGCAGCTTGGTATGGGTGTGACGACGGCCGTTCTCGGCTTGACGTTAATCGGAGGGGGGACATTCGCTTACTTTAGCGACAGTGTCGAAACGAACAATACGTTCGCGGCCGGAACCCTTGATTTAGACGCGGAACCGACAGAAATCATTGACGTGGATAATTTGCAGCCCGGGGATACGATGGTTCGTGATTTTGAACTGCAAAACAACGGGTCTCTCGACATTGACACGGTGACGTTGGAGACCGACTACACGGTGATCGATGCGGAGGGAAATAATACGGAAGATTTCGGGGAGTTTATCGAGGTGGAATTTTTGTATAACGCCGATAATTTGGATGAGGTGATCTTCCAAACGACGTTAAGTGAGCTTCAGGACATGGAACCGGAGGCGATCAGTGAGCACGTATTCTATCCTGAGTTAGGCGATGACGGCCTTCCGGTCGATGAATCCCACGACCTCGTCGTGCAGTTTAACTTCACAAGCGGCGATGACGTAGACATGAATCAGTTCCAGGGCGATTCTTTAGAGCTGGAATGGACGTTTACAGCTACCCAAACCGATGGTGAAGAGCAGTAA